One window of the Pseudomonas sp. S04 genome contains the following:
- the mutS gene encoding DNA mismatch repair protein MutS, with the protein MNKALSDLSSHTPMMQQYWRLKNQHPDQLMFYRMGDFYEIFYEDAKKAAKLLDITLTARGQSAGQAIPMCGIPYHAAEGYLAKLVKLGESVVICEQVGDPATSKGPVDRQVVRIITPGTVSDEALLDERRDNLIAAVLGDERLFGLAVLDITSGNFTVLEIKGWENLLAELERVNPVELMIPDDWPKDLPAEKRRGVRRRAPWDFERDSAFKSLCQQFSTQDLKGFGCENLSLAIGAAGCLLSYAKETQRTALPHLRSLRHERLDDTVVLDGASRRNLELDTNLAGGRDNTLQSVVDRCQTAMGSRLLTRWLNRPLRDLQVLQARQSSITCLLDGYRFEKLQPQLKEIGDIERILARIGLRNARPRDLARLRDALGALPQLQVAMSELEAPHLNQLAVTTSTYPELAALLEKAIIDNPPAVIRDGGVLKTGYDTELDELQSLSENAGQFLIDLEAREKARTGLSHLKVGYNRIHGYFIELPSKQAEQAPADYIRRQTLKGAERFITPELKAFEDKALSAKSRALAREKMLYEALLEDLISQLPPLQDTAAALAELDVLSNLAERALNLDLNCPRFVSEPCMRISQGRHPVVEQVLSTPFVANDLSLDDNTRMLVITGPNMGGKSTYMRQTALIVLLAHIGSFVPAASCELSLVDRIFTRIGSSDDLAGGRSTFMVEMSETANILHNATERSLVLMDEVGRGTSTFDGLSLAWAAAERLAQLRAYTLFATHYFELTVLPEAQPLVANVHLNATEHNERIVFLHHVLPGPASQSYGLAVAQLAGVPTEVILRAREHLSRLETTSLPHEVPAPAKGKPAAPQQSDMFASLPHPVLDELAKLDLDDLTPRRALEMLYTLKTRI; encoded by the coding sequence ATGAATAAAGCACTTTCCGACCTGTCCTCCCACACCCCGATGATGCAGCAGTACTGGCGCCTGAAGAACCAGCACCCAGACCAGTTGATGTTCTATCGCATGGGGGACTTCTACGAGATCTTCTACGAAGACGCGAAGAAAGCCGCCAAGCTGCTGGACATCACCCTGACGGCGCGTGGGCAGTCGGCCGGCCAGGCGATTCCGATGTGTGGGATTCCTTACCATGCCGCCGAAGGTTACCTCGCCAAGCTGGTCAAGCTGGGCGAATCAGTAGTGATCTGTGAGCAGGTGGGTGATCCGGCGACCAGCAAAGGGCCGGTGGATCGCCAGGTGGTGCGCATCATCACCCCCGGCACCGTCAGCGACGAGGCGTTGCTGGACGAACGGCGCGACAACCTGATCGCTGCTGTGCTGGGTGACGAGCGCCTGTTCGGCCTGGCCGTACTGGACATCACCAGCGGCAACTTCACGGTGCTGGAAATCAAAGGCTGGGAAAACCTGCTGGCCGAGCTGGAACGGGTCAACCCGGTGGAACTGATGATCCCGGATGACTGGCCAAAAGACCTGCCGGCGGAAAAACGGCGTGGCGTTCGTCGTCGCGCGCCGTGGGATTTTGAGCGAGATTCGGCGTTCAAGAGCCTGTGCCAGCAATTTTCCACCCAGGACCTCAAGGGTTTTGGCTGCGAGAACCTGAGCCTGGCTATCGGCGCTGCCGGTTGCCTCCTGAGCTATGCCAAGGAAACCCAGCGTACCGCCCTGCCGCACTTGCGCAGCCTGCGGCATGAACGCCTGGACGACACCGTGGTGCTGGACGGCGCGAGCCGACGCAACCTGGAACTGGACACCAACCTGGCCGGTGGCCGCGATAACACCCTGCAATCGGTGGTCGATCGTTGCCAGACTGCCATGGGCAGCCGCCTGCTGACCCGCTGGCTGAACCGCCCGTTGCGCGACCTGCAGGTGCTACAGGCGCGGCAGAGTTCGATCACCTGCCTGCTGGATGGCTATCGCTTCGAGAAACTGCAACCGCAGCTCAAGGAGATCGGCGACATAGAGCGAATCCTGGCGCGGATCGGCCTGCGCAACGCTCGCCCGCGCGACCTGGCACGCCTGCGTGACGCCCTCGGCGCCCTGCCGCAACTGCAAGTGGCGATGAGCGAACTGGAAGCGCCGCACCTGAACCAACTGGCCGTGACCACCAGCACCTATCCCGAACTGGCGGCGCTGCTGGAAAAAGCCATCATTGACAACCCGCCCGCAGTGATCCGCGACGGTGGGGTGTTGAAAACCGGGTACGACACCGAGCTCGACGAGCTGCAATCGCTGAGCGAGAACGCCGGCCAGTTCCTCATCGACCTGGAAGCCCGGGAAAAGGCGCGCACCGGCCTGTCCCACCTGAAGGTCGGTTACAACCGGATTCACGGCTACTTCATCGAACTGCCGAGCAAGCAGGCCGAACAGGCCCCCGCCGACTACATTCGGCGGCAGACGCTCAAGGGCGCCGAGCGTTTCATTACGCCGGAACTCAAGGCATTCGAAGACAAGGCACTGTCGGCCAAGAGCCGAGCGCTGGCTCGCGAGAAAATGCTTTATGAAGCCCTGCTCGAGGACTTGATCAGCCAATTGCCACCCTTGCAGGACACTGCAGCGGCACTGGCCGAGCTGGATGTGCTGAGCAACCTGGCCGAACGCGCGTTGAACCTTGATCTGAACTGCCCGCGCTTCGTCAGCGAGCCGTGCATGCGCATCAGTCAGGGCCGCCACCCAGTGGTCGAGCAAGTGCTGAGCACCCCGTTCGTGGCCAACGACCTGAGCCTGGACGACAACACCCGGATGCTGGTGATCACCGGGCCGAACATGGGCGGTAAATCCACCTATATGCGCCAGACTGCACTGATCGTGTTGCTGGCGCACATCGGCAGCTTCGTGCCGGCGGCCAGCTGTGAGTTGTCGCTGGTGGACCGGATCTTCACCCGGATCGGCTCCAGTGACGACCTTGCAGGCGGGCGCTCGACCTTTATGGTGGAAATGAGCGAAACCGCGAACATTCTGCACAATGCCACCGAACGCAGCCTGGTGCTGATGGACGAAGTGGGCCGTGGCACCAGCACCTTCGACGGCTTGTCCCTGGCCTGGGCGGCGGCCGAGCGCCTGGCCCAACTGCGCGCCTACACGCTGTTCGCTACCCACTACTTCGAGTTGACGGTGCTGCCGGAAGCCCAGCCATTGGTGGCCAACGTGCATCTCAACGCCACCGAACACAACGAGCGCATCGTTTTCCTCCACCACGTGCTGCCTGGCCCCGCCAGCCAGAGCTACGGCCTGGCGGTGGCACAACTGGCGGGTGTGCCCACAGAGGTCATCCTGCGCGCCCGAGAGCACTTGAGCCGCCTGGAAACCACCAGCCTGCCCCATGAAGTCCCGGCTCCGGCCAAAGGCAAACCGGCAGCGCCGCAGCAGAGCGACATGTTCGCCAGCCTGCCCCACCCGGTGCTGGATGAACTGGCAAAACTCGATCTGGATGACCTGACACCACGTCGTGCACTCGAAATGCTCTATACACTGAAGACACGGATCTAA
- a CDS encoding PA3611 family quorum-sensing-regulated virulence factor: MLRLIVPTAALVLALPFCAQAASLKDLNLSKMLEKVAAESNVGLPREVSDNILDQGYTVEGKELVDHLSVQSVYAEEMRANPKAVYLQLGASVCRNPNYRKLMAQGAILRYEFTENKTNRPVASARFQESDCPAEPAKKNK, translated from the coding sequence ATGCTGCGCCTAATCGTCCCCACCGCCGCCCTTGTGCTGGCTTTGCCTTTCTGCGCCCAGGCCGCGTCCCTGAAAGACTTGAACCTGAGCAAGATGCTGGAGAAGGTGGCCGCGGAAAGTAACGTTGGCCTGCCTCGCGAAGTCAGTGACAACATTCTGGACCAGGGCTACACGGTCGAAGGCAAGGAGCTGGTTGATCACCTCAGCGTGCAATCGGTGTACGCCGAAGAAATGCGCGCCAACCCGAAAGCCGTCTACCTGCAACTGGGTGCCAGCGTTTGCCGCAACCCCAACTACCGCAAGTTGATGGCCCAGGGCGCGATCTTGCGTTACGAATTCACCGAGAACAAAACCAACCGCCCGGTGGCCTCGGCCCGATTCCAGGAATCGGACTGCCCGGCAGAGCCTGCGAAAAAGAACAAGTAA
- the recX gene encoding recombination regulator RecX has product MTAVLDTLVAVRRTAMDLLARREHGRVELTRKLRQRGAPDEMIDTALDRLTEEGLLSESRYLESFVSYRSRSGYGPLRIREELSQRGLQRADIELALRECGISWQAQLEDTWRRKFAGHLPIDARERAKQGRFLAYRGYSMEMIGRLFSGRAMDD; this is encoded by the coding sequence ATGACCGCCGTACTCGATACCCTCGTCGCGGTGCGGCGAACCGCAATGGACCTGCTCGCGCGACGCGAGCACGGTCGAGTCGAGCTGACGCGTAAACTGCGTCAGCGCGGCGCCCCCGATGAAATGATCGACACTGCCCTCGACCGTCTGACGGAAGAGGGGTTGCTGTCCGAATCCCGTTACCTCGAAAGTTTCGTTTCCTACCGGTCCCGTTCAGGCTACGGCCCTTTGCGCATTCGTGAAGAGTTGAGCCAGCGCGGATTGCAGCGCGCTGATATCGAACTCGCCTTGCGCGAGTGTGGAATCAGCTGGCAGGCACAACTGGAAGACACCTGGCGCCGTAAATTTGCCGGGCATTTACCAATCGATGCCCGCGAGCGTGCCAAGCAAGGGCGCTTCCTCGCTTATCGCGGTTACTCCATGGAGATGATCGGCCGGTTGTTCAGCGGCCGAGCAATGGACGACTAA
- the fdxA gene encoding ferredoxin FdxA produces the protein MTFVVTDNCIKCKYTDCVEVCPVDCFYEGPNFLVIHPDECIDCALCEPECPAVAIFSEDEVPDEMQEFIQLNVELAEIWPNITEKKDSLPDAAEFDGVKGKIKDLVR, from the coding sequence ATGACCTTCGTCGTCACCGACAACTGCATCAAGTGCAAGTACACCGACTGCGTAGAAGTCTGTCCGGTGGACTGCTTTTACGAAGGCCCGAACTTCCTGGTGATTCACCCGGATGAGTGCATCGACTGCGCCCTGTGCGAGCCGGAATGCCCTGCTGTGGCCATCTTCTCCGAGGACGAAGTTCCGGACGAGATGCAAGAATTCATTCAGCTGAACGTTGAACTGGCCGAAATCTGGCCCAACATCACTGAGAAGAAAGATTCGCTGCCAGACGCAGCGGAATTTGATGGCGTCAAAGGCAAGATCAAAGACCTGGTTCGCTGA
- a CDS encoding peptidoglycan DD-metalloendopeptidase family protein: protein MSLKVIAQRIGTKSFQCLVTGLVLSSLLVGCSSTKSSDVRVVDRNSTAAQRPAVTTGQYVVRRGDTLFSIAFRYGWDYKALAARNNIPTPYTIHPGQTIRFDGRSGSTPTPVVTSSTTNSSSSGKFTVTRRPASATGTSTATAAPSTASKPAPAPLPPAGPAPTGWGWPSNGILIGKFSSNGSLNKGIDIAGDLGQPVLAASDGTVVYAGSGLRGYGELVIIKHSDTYVSAYGHNRRLLVREGQQVKVGQTIAEMGSTGTDRVKLHFEIRRQGKPVDPLQFLPRR, encoded by the coding sequence GTGAGTCTCAAAGTCATTGCGCAGCGTATTGGTACAAAAAGCTTTCAGTGCCTGGTGACTGGCCTTGTCTTGAGCTCATTGCTGGTCGGTTGCTCCAGCACCAAGTCGAGTGACGTGCGGGTTGTCGATCGCAACAGCACGGCCGCCCAGCGTCCTGCCGTTACCACCGGCCAGTACGTAGTCCGTCGCGGCGATACCTTGTTTTCAATCGCTTTCCGCTACGGCTGGGACTACAAAGCCCTCGCCGCGCGCAACAACATTCCTACGCCTTATACGATACATCCGGGTCAGACGATTCGCTTCGATGGGCGCTCGGGTTCAACGCCGACCCCGGTCGTAACGTCCTCCACCACCAACTCTTCGTCTTCCGGAAAATTCACGGTTACTCGCCGTCCGGCTTCGGCGACCGGCACCAGTACGGCCACTGCTGCACCGTCTACTGCCAGCAAGCCCGCGCCGGCGCCATTGCCTCCAGCGGGGCCCGCTCCCACAGGATGGGGTTGGCCATCTAATGGCATTCTTATTGGAAAATTCTCTTCAAACGGTAGTTTGAATAAAGGAATTGATATCGCAGGAGATTTGGGACAGCCTGTTTTAGCTGCGTCTGATGGGACTGTCGTTTACGCCGGGAGTGGCTTGCGGGGCTACGGTGAATTGGTCATTATCAAACACAGCGATACCTACGTCAGTGCCTACGGTCACAACCGCAGGCTGTTGGTTCGGGAGGGGCAGCAGGTCAAGGTTGGGCAGACAATTGCCGAAATGGGGTCAACGGGTACGGACCGGGTGAAACTGCATTTTGAGATTCGCCGACAAGGTAAGCCAGTAGATCCGCTGCAATTCCTGCCACGTCGTTGA
- a CDS encoding CinA family protein yields MNEITQLAAELGRRLQVLNAHVSTAESCTGGGIAEAITRIAGSSAWFEAGYVTYSNRQKTQQLKVPGELFEQVGAVSREVVEAMVRGAQRNSHARFAVAVSGIAGPDGGSPAKPVGTVWLAWGVGEAVFSECRHFPGNRDEVRRQTVKAALEGLLQHAAGEISNQG; encoded by the coding sequence GTGAATGAAATCACTCAGCTGGCCGCGGAACTGGGCCGGCGTCTACAGGTTCTCAATGCCCACGTCAGCACGGCCGAATCCTGCACCGGGGGCGGTATCGCCGAGGCGATCACCCGGATTGCCGGCAGTTCGGCCTGGTTCGAGGCGGGGTATGTCACGTACTCCAATCGCCAGAAAACCCAGCAATTGAAGGTGCCGGGCGAGTTGTTCGAGCAGGTCGGGGCGGTGAGTCGCGAGGTCGTGGAGGCCATGGTTCGCGGCGCGCAGCGCAACAGCCATGCGCGGTTTGCCGTGGCGGTCAGCGGGATCGCCGGGCCTGACGGCGGCTCGCCGGCCAAGCCGGTGGGGACTGTCTGGCTGGCCTGGGGGGTGGGCGAGGCCGTGTTTAGCGAGTGCCGGCACTTCCCCGGTAACCGCGATGAGGTCCGCCGACAAACGGTGAAGGCCGCGCTAGAGGGCTTGCTGCAACATGCCGCCGGAGAAATCTCAAATCAGGGGTAG
- the recA gene encoding recombinase RecA, whose product MDDNKKKALAAALGQIERQFGKGAVMRMGDQDRQAIPAISTGSLGLDIALGIGGLPKGRIVEIYGPESSGKTTLTLSVIAQAQKAGATCAFVDAEHALDPEYAGKLGVNVDDLLVSQPDTGEQALEITDMLVRSNAVDVIIVDSVAALVPKAEIEGEMGDMHVGLQARLMSQALRKITGNIKNANCLVIFINQIRMKIGVMFGSPETTTGGNALKFYASVRLDIRRTGAVKEGDEVVGSETRVKVVKNKVAAPFRQAEFQILYGKGIYLNGEMIDLGVLHGFVEKSGAWYAYNGSKIGQGKANSAKFLQDNPDIAAKLEKQIRDKLLTPVDLNAVPVKETEDDLADADI is encoded by the coding sequence ATGGACGACAACAAGAAGAAAGCCTTGGCTGCGGCCCTGGGTCAGATCGAACGTCAATTCGGCAAGGGTGCCGTAATGCGTATGGGCGATCAGGACCGTCAGGCGATCCCGGCTATCTCCACTGGCTCTCTGGGTCTGGACATCGCACTCGGCATTGGCGGCCTGCCAAAAGGCCGTATCGTTGAAATCTACGGTCCTGAATCTTCCGGTAAAACCACCCTGACCCTGTCGGTCATCGCCCAAGCGCAAAAAGCCGGTGCGACCTGCGCGTTCGTCGATGCCGAGCACGCCCTGGACCCGGAATACGCCGGCAAACTGGGGGTCAACGTCGACGACCTGCTGGTTTCCCAGCCGGACACCGGCGAGCAAGCCCTGGAAATCACCGACATGCTGGTGCGTTCCAACGCGGTTGACGTGATCATCGTCGACTCCGTGGCTGCACTGGTACCCAAGGCGGAAATCGAAGGCGAGATGGGCGACATGCATGTGGGCCTGCAAGCCCGCCTGATGTCCCAGGCGCTGCGTAAAATCACCGGTAACATCAAGAACGCCAACTGCTTGGTGATCTTCATCAACCAGATCCGGATGAAAATCGGCGTGATGTTCGGCAGCCCGGAAACCACCACCGGTGGTAACGCGCTGAAGTTCTACGCCTCGGTTCGCCTGGACATCCGCCGTACTGGCGCGGTGAAAGAAGGCGACGAAGTGGTCGGCAGCGAAACCCGCGTCAAAGTCGTCAAGAACAAGGTGGCAGCACCGTTCCGTCAGGCCGAGTTCCAGATTCTTTACGGCAAGGGCATCTACCTCAATGGCGAGATGATCGACCTGGGTGTGTTGCACGGTTTTGTTGAGAAGTCCGGTGCCTGGTATGCCTACAACGGCAGCAAGATCGGTCAGGGCAAGGCCAACTCGGCCAAGTTCCTGCAGGACAACCCGGACATTGCAGCCAAGCTCGAGAAGCAGATTCGCGACAAGCTGCTGACGCCGGTGGACCTCAACGCCGTGCCGGTCAAAGAGACTGAAGATGACCTGGCCGACGCTGATATCTGA
- the rpoS gene encoding RNA polymerase sigma factor RpoS, producing MALSKEVPEFDIDDEVLLMETDVASDQTSNEGSATPSVRAKSKHSASLKQHKYIDYTRALDATQLYLNEIGFSPLLSPEEEVHFARLSQSGDPAGRKRMIESNLRLVVKIARRYVNRGLSLLDLIEEGNLGLIRAVEKFDPERGFRFSTYATWWIRQTIERAIMNQTRTIRLPIHVVKELNVYLRAARELTQKLDHEPSPEEIANLLEKPVGEVKRMLGLNERVSSVDVSLGPDSDKTLLDTLTDDRPTDPCELLQDDDLSQSIDQWLCELTDKQREVVIRRFGLRGHESSTLEDVGLEIGLTRERVRQIQVEGLKRLREILEKNGLSSESLFQ from the coding sequence ATGGCTCTCAGTAAAGAAGTGCCGGAGTTTGACATCGACGATGAGGTTCTCCTGATGGAGACCGACGTCGCATCGGATCAGACGTCGAATGAGGGGTCTGCTACACCTTCAGTTCGCGCAAAATCCAAACACTCCGCCTCACTCAAGCAACACAAGTACATTGATTACACACGGGCGCTAGATGCTACCCAGTTGTATCTCAATGAAATCGGCTTTTCCCCCCTGTTGTCCCCGGAAGAAGAAGTTCATTTTGCGCGCCTGTCGCAAAGTGGCGATCCGGCCGGGCGTAAACGCATGATTGAAAGCAACTTGCGACTGGTGGTGAAAATCGCCCGACGCTACGTCAATCGTGGGCTGTCATTGCTCGACCTGATCGAAGAGGGCAACCTTGGGCTGATCCGGGCAGTGGAAAAGTTTGATCCGGAGCGTGGCTTCCGCTTTTCGACCTACGCAACCTGGTGGATTCGTCAGACCATCGAGCGCGCGATCATGAATCAAACCCGGACCATCCGGTTGCCGATTCATGTGGTCAAAGAGCTGAATGTCTACTTGCGGGCCGCCCGAGAGCTGACACAAAAGCTCGATCATGAACCCTCACCCGAAGAAATCGCCAACCTGCTGGAAAAACCGGTGGGAGAGGTCAAGCGCATGCTCGGCCTGAACGAGCGGGTTTCTTCGGTCGACGTCTCGTTGGGTCCGGATTCGGATAAAACCCTGCTGGACACCCTGACTGACGACCGCCCTACCGATCCCTGTGAGCTGCTTCAGGATGATGACCTGTCACAGAGTATCGATCAGTGGCTGTGCGAATTGACCGACAAGCAACGAGAGGTGGTGATTCGCCGCTTCGGCTTGCGCGGCCATGAGAGCAGCACGCTGGAAGACGTTGGCCTGGAAATCGGACTGACCCGCGAACGGGTCCGGCAGATCCAGGTTGAAGGACTGAAACGTCTGCGTGAAATTCTCGAGAAAAATGGATTGTCGAGCGAGTCTTTGTTCCAGTAG
- a CDS encoding LexA family transcriptional regulator, with protein MQGMQKRNVSTVLRALLDQHGISPTELHRRTGVPQSTLSRILGGKIADPADKHISKIAEYFRVSTDQLRGRVDVAPGYPPPRAPAHSELKDISLWDDDTPIEDDEVSVPFLREVELAAGSGRFVIEESERASLRFGKRSLRHNGVQFDQAKCVTVRGNSMLPVLRDGATVGVNAGKCGIGDIVDGDLYAINHNGQLRVKQLYRLPTGIRLRSFNRDEHPDEDYGFQDIQTGQIVILGHVFWWGMYAR; from the coding sequence ATGCAAGGTATGCAAAAACGCAATGTTTCTACCGTCCTCAGGGCGCTGCTCGATCAACACGGGATCTCCCCTACGGAGCTTCACCGGCGTACCGGCGTGCCGCAATCCACCCTCTCGCGGATACTCGGCGGCAAGATCGCCGATCCGGCGGATAAACACATCTCGAAGATCGCCGAGTATTTTCGTGTGAGCACCGACCAGTTGCGTGGCCGTGTCGATGTCGCGCCGGGTTACCCGCCTCCACGAGCTCCCGCGCACTCGGAGCTCAAGGACATCAGCCTGTGGGATGACGACACTCCCATCGAAGACGACGAGGTCTCGGTACCCTTTCTGCGCGAGGTTGAATTGGCTGCTGGATCAGGAAGATTCGTGATCGAAGAAAGCGAGCGCGCCAGCCTGCGTTTTGGCAAGCGCAGCCTGCGCCACAACGGCGTGCAATTCGATCAGGCCAAATGCGTGACCGTGCGCGGCAACAGCATGTTGCCGGTGCTGCGTGATGGCGCCACGGTAGGGGTGAATGCCGGCAAATGCGGGATCGGCGATATCGTCGACGGCGATCTCTACGCGATCAACCACAACGGCCAGTTGCGCGTGAAACAGCTGTATCGACTGCCCACCGGGATTCGCCTGCGCAGCTTCAATCGCGATGAGCATCCGGATGAGGACTATGGCTTCCAGGATATCCAGACCGGGCAGATCGTAATCCTGGGGCATGTGTTCTGGTGGGGTATGTACGCTCGCTGA
- a CDS encoding phage holin family protein: MTIEQQVLLEIPVWLVIALTLLGGLSGEMWRADKEGERGWSLVRRLSLRSGSSMICGVSVVMLLYAANISAWTAAAFGCLTAMAGADFAIGLYQRWAARRIGVVEDQAPEDQR, encoded by the coding sequence ATGACAATCGAACAGCAAGTCTTGCTGGAGATCCCTGTCTGGCTGGTCATTGCACTCACGCTGCTGGGTGGCTTGTCTGGTGAAATGTGGCGTGCGGACAAGGAGGGTGAGCGCGGCTGGTCATTGGTCCGGCGCCTGAGCCTGCGCTCTGGGTCGAGCATGATCTGCGGTGTCTCGGTGGTGATGCTGTTATATGCCGCCAACATCTCGGCCTGGACAGCTGCCGCATTCGGCTGCCTGACGGCGATGGCCGGTGCGGATTTCGCCATTGGCTTGTATCAGCGCTGGGCGGCCAGGCGCATCGGCGTAGTGGAAGACCAGGCCCCAGAGGATCAGCGGTAG
- a CDS encoding TIGR00730 family Rossman fold protein: MPYQPNDLLIRHFQNNGVDLTSKIEEQLNLVSPNSPNIPIYRDMMLTVLRMAQDDHNRWNAKITLQALRELEHAFRVLEQFKGRRKVTVFGSARTPVEHPLYALARELGEKLAQSDLMVITGAGGGIMAAAHEGAGRDHSLGFNITLPFEQHANPTVGGTANLLPFHFFFTRKLFFVKEADALVLCPGGFGTLDEALEVLTLIQTGKSPLVPVVLLDAPDGKFWESALEFIRNQLEANRYILPNDLKLVRLVDNAEEAVAQINQFYSNFHSSRWLKNQFVIRMNHALTEQALAHLQVAFADLCLSDHFHQHAYSGEEHDEAQFSHLARLAFTFNARDHGRLRELVDYLNLPENWVTSQPATAQRQRDPIKVT; the protein is encoded by the coding sequence ATGCCTTACCAACCGAATGACCTTCTGATACGTCATTTTCAAAACAACGGTGTCGATCTCACGAGCAAGATCGAAGAACAACTCAACCTGGTTTCCCCCAACAGCCCGAATATTCCGATCTACCGCGACATGATGCTGACTGTCCTGCGCATGGCCCAGGACGACCACAACCGCTGGAATGCCAAGATCACCCTACAAGCCTTGCGCGAACTGGAGCACGCTTTCCGTGTGCTGGAACAGTTCAAGGGACGCCGCAAGGTCACCGTGTTCGGCTCAGCGCGTACTCCGGTGGAGCACCCGCTGTATGCACTGGCCCGTGAACTGGGGGAAAAACTCGCGCAATCGGACCTGATGGTGATCACCGGAGCCGGTGGCGGGATCATGGCCGCCGCTCACGAAGGCGCCGGCCGTGATCACAGCCTTGGGTTCAACATCACCCTGCCCTTCGAACAGCATGCCAACCCCACCGTCGGTGGCACTGCCAACTTGCTGCCCTTCCACTTTTTCTTCACCCGCAAACTGTTCTTCGTCAAGGAAGCCGACGCGCTGGTGCTGTGCCCGGGCGGCTTCGGCACACTGGACGAAGCCCTGGAAGTACTGACCCTGATCCAGACCGGCAAAAGCCCACTGGTACCCGTGGTGCTGCTGGATGCACCGGACGGCAAGTTCTGGGAAAGCGCATTGGAGTTTATCCGCAATCAATTGGAGGCCAATCGCTACATCCTGCCCAACGACCTGAAGCTGGTGCGTCTGGTGGATAACGCCGAGGAAGCCGTGGCGCAAATCAATCAGTTCTACAGCAACTTCCACTCCAGCCGCTGGCTAAAAAACCAGTTTGTGATCCGCATGAATCACGCGCTCACCGAGCAGGCGCTGGCACACCTGCAAGTGGCGTTCGCCGATCTGTGCCTGAGCGATCACTTTCACCAGCATGCCTACAGTGGCGAGGAGCATGACGAAGCGCAGTTCAGCCACTTGGCGCGTCTGGCGTTCACCTTCAATGCCCGGGATCATGGGCGCCTGCGTGAGTTGGTGGACTACCTCAACCTGCCGGAAAACTGGGTCACCTCCCAGCCCGCAACTGCCCAGCGCCAACGGGACCCCATCAAAGTGACGTGA
- a CDS encoding tRNA-uridine aminocarboxypropyltransferase — MSHAVSRLRAQRLARAVRPFVARGSRAERCAGCRVIPSHCMCAWRPTVAAKSAMCLVMHDVEPMKPSNTGWLIADVIEQTSAFPWSRTEVEPGLLALIADPQWQPYIVFPGEFVAPQRVVSEVRLEPGKRPLFILLDATWSEARKMFRKSPYLEHLPVLSLQPEQLSRYKLRRSKRDDHFCTAEVAALCLELADDLAASEVLDAYLDVFSTHYLSAKFQQAIDPLDAVHARLKPYL; from the coding sequence ATGAGCCACGCCGTTTCCCGTTTGCGCGCCCAGCGCCTGGCCCGTGCCGTCCGCCCCTTTGTTGCGCGGGGTTCGCGAGCTGAGCGGTGCGCCGGCTGCCGGGTGATCCCCAGCCATTGCATGTGTGCCTGGCGGCCGACCGTTGCCGCCAAATCGGCCATGTGCCTGGTGATGCATGATGTCGAGCCGATGAAACCGAGCAATACCGGCTGGCTGATTGCCGACGTGATCGAGCAGACCAGTGCGTTTCCCTGGTCGCGTACCGAAGTCGAGCCGGGTTTGCTGGCCTTGATCGCCGATCCCCAGTGGCAGCCGTACATCGTGTTTCCGGGGGAGTTTGTCGCCCCGCAGCGGGTGGTGAGCGAGGTCCGGCTGGAACCGGGCAAGCGCCCGCTGTTCATTCTGCTGGACGCGACCTGGAGCGAGGCGCGCAAGATGTTCCGCAAGAGCCCTTATCTCGAGCATTTGCCGGTGTTGAGCCTGCAGCCCGAGCAACTGTCGCGCTACAAGTTGCGCCGTTCCAAGCGCGATGATCACTTCTGCACCGCCGAAGTGGCCGCGCTCTGCCTGGAACTGGCCGACGACCTAGCCGCCAGCGAAGTGCTGGACGCCTACCTGGACGTCTTCAGCACCCATTACCTGTCAGCCAAGTTTCAGCAGGCGATCGATCCGCTCGACGCAGTCCACGCTCGCCTCAAGCCCTACCTCTAG